A genome region from Paracoccus stylophorae includes the following:
- the queG gene encoding tRNA epoxyqueuosine(34) reductase QueG has protein sequence MGVTRPDAVPEIAGRLQAFLRAGRHGQMGWMAERTHWRGDPAALWPEARSVVMLAELYTPDHDPMAVLDRPDRAAVSVYAQGRDYHDLVKKRLKRVGRWLLEQAPGHQIKVFVDTAPVMEKPLAQAAGLGWQGKHTNLLSRDLGSWFFLGAIFTTVDLPPDAPEGEHCGSCRACLDICPTDAFPAPFQLDARRCISYLTIEHKGPVDPELRPLMGNRIYGCDDCLAVCPWNKFAREGREMRYRGLIGAPPLAELAVLDDAGFRARFSGSPIKRIGRDRFVRNVLYAIGNSGRAELRKVARGLTGDLDPAVADAAIWAVARLAAHG, from the coding sequence ATGGGGGTGACGCGGCCCGACGCGGTCCCCGAGATCGCCGGACGGTTGCAGGCCTTCCTGCGCGCCGGGCGGCACGGGCAGATGGGCTGGATGGCCGAACGGACGCATTGGCGCGGCGATCCCGCCGCGCTGTGGCCCGAGGCGCGGTCGGTCGTCATGCTGGCCGAGCTTTACACCCCCGATCACGATCCGATGGCGGTTCTGGACCGACCCGACCGGGCGGCGGTCAGCGTCTATGCACAGGGCCGCGATTACCACGATCTGGTCAAGAAACGGCTGAAGCGCGTCGGCCGCTGGCTGCTGGAGCAGGCGCCGGGGCACCAGATCAAGGTATTCGTGGACACCGCCCCGGTGATGGAAAAGCCGCTGGCGCAGGCCGCCGGGCTGGGCTGGCAGGGCAAGCACACCAATCTGCTGTCGCGCGATCTGGGCAGCTGGTTCTTTCTGGGGGCGATCTTCACCACCGTCGATCTGCCCCCCGACGCGCCCGAGGGCGAGCATTGCGGGTCCTGCCGGGCCTGTCTGGACATCTGTCCGACCGACGCCTTTCCGGCCCCGTTCCAGCTGGATGCGCGGCGCTGCATTTCCTATCTGACGATCGAGCACAAGGGGCCGGTCGATCCGGAATTGCGGCCGCTGATGGGCAACCGGATCTATGGCTGCGACGATTGCCTGGCGGTCTGTCCGTGGAACAAGTTCGCGCGCGAGGGCCGCGAGATGCGCTATCGCGGGCTGATCGGGGCGCCGCCGCTGGCCGAGCTGGCAGTGCTGGACGATGCCGGGTTCCGGGCGCGGTTTTCGGGCAGTCCGATCAAGCGGATCGGCCGCGACCGGTTCGTGCGCAACGTGCTGTACGCGATCGGCAATTCCGGCCGCGCCGAGCTGCGCAAGGTGGCGCGCGGGCTGACCGGCGATCTCGACCCGGCGGTGGCGGACGCGGCGATCTGGGCGGTGGCGCGGCTGGCCGCCCACGGCTAA
- a CDS encoding calcium-binding protein, producing the protein MASYRLVATYGPDDEGWLSNVTDLALARIGGQWLLFSTTHAGGGVASFAITDADAPLRFIDGTAFPRGFTPQRDPELTVLTLADGVHLHLGQLGGAEGMAVPVQAGGSLGRFDPLFAQSPVGQGITALGQFSTAAGDFIYSGRADDMTLVVRRVMEDGTLQTRSSVTLPATGAIEGAGLDEIIDLTVGGQRLLVAISSGGDVISTHRLAENGVLGAGETHSGLQGTGYAIPSDVKALQFGGKTFLVMAGSSSSSLTVFRLGADGRLTTTDHVLDELTTRFDGVSALASAVVGGRGYVFAGGADDGISIFTLLPDGRLLHLATIADTDAMTLEDVSAIAAQVIDGKIALFVTSATRPGITQLVFDPGAPGGTILAGTGTVRGGAGDDLLIARPGTTRLEGGAGDDILVAGGQNIMLVGGDGADTFVIDGAGGRVIVKDFDPRTDRLDLSLMGTVRSVWQLKLQPFGWGMRITHKDTTIDLRSRDGRPLDPQDFTNAMFPVAHYLLPELDPGQVAPDDPSTVGRWLFGTDSADRLLGGQGGDRLVAGGGNDTVSGGGGADTILGGGGHDALRGGDGDDLVQGDDGNDTLFGDGGNDDLSGDAGNDLIQGGDGHDTLKGGDGNDSLYGGDGDDRIDGDAGDDTLSGDAGDDVLRDFWGHNRLLGGAGDDTLIAGDGRDVLYGGAGHDILYGGGGPDRLQGDEGDDTLWGQAGGDLLSGGPGTDVLWGGEGDDALQGGDGDDLLDGEDGDDTLAGDAGHDRLEDTRGDNSLSGGDGDDTLIAGAGRDILDGGDGGDLLDAGAGDDLLYGAGGDDRLWGQADDDTLWGGAGGDALCGGDGDDELWGEDGDDRLDGGSGNDTLDGGAGDDWLEDFFGNNRLTGGGGNDTLIAGRGSDLLFGGGGDDLLRGGWGADLLKGQWGRDTIRGQMGHDSLHGGNGNDLLYGDRGNDFLFGEAHHDTLHGGSGHDRLWGGGGHDRLFGNGGRDRLWGNAGNDRLDGGWGNDTLVGGNGNDYLIGGSGHDRLSGGRDRDILVGGAGNDTLRGDHGNDILLGGHGHDRLIGGNGVNRYRGDQGNDTIIGGRDRDIVHGAGAGDDLLRLGGGHDVARGNSGRDTLFGGNGNDTLRGDLGHDLLVGGGGRDRIWGGSGHDTIVGGAGPDILYGGGGRDVFRFVSAGDSRPGRGADRIADFTPGQDRLDLSALDLHLVGRGGFSDDHQLRWLHRGDQTHVLAEIDGDGRADMLIRLDGHLSLGADDFLL; encoded by the coding sequence ATGGCTTCCTATCGCCTTGTGGCGACCTACGGGCCTGACGATGAGGGCTGGCTGTCGAACGTGACCGATCTGGCGCTGGCGCGGATCGGCGGTCAGTGGCTTTTGTTCAGCACCACCCATGCCGGCGGCGGCGTCGCCAGCTTTGCGATCACCGATGCCGACGCGCCGCTGCGATTTATCGACGGCACGGCCTTTCCCCGCGGCTTCACCCCGCAGCGCGACCCGGAACTGACGGTCCTGACCCTTGCGGACGGCGTCCACCTGCATCTGGGCCAGCTTGGCGGGGCCGAGGGGATGGCGGTCCCGGTGCAGGCGGGCGGTTCGCTTGGCCGCTTCGATCCGTTGTTTGCCCAATCCCCGGTCGGGCAGGGGATCACCGCACTGGGACAATTCTCGACCGCGGCGGGCGATTTCATCTATTCGGGCCGGGCGGACGACATGACGCTGGTCGTGCGGCGGGTGATGGAAGACGGCACGCTTCAGACACGTTCCTCCGTCACCCTGCCCGCCACCGGCGCGATCGAGGGCGCGGGGCTGGACGAGATCATCGACCTGACCGTCGGCGGCCAACGGCTGCTGGTCGCGATCTCGTCGGGCGGCGATGTCATCTCGACCCACCGTCTGGCCGAAAACGGCGTGCTGGGGGCGGGCGAAACCCATTCCGGCCTGCAAGGGACCGGCTATGCCATCCCGTCGGACGTCAAGGCGCTGCAATTCGGCGGCAAGACGTTTCTGGTCATGGCCGGCTCGTCCTCGTCCTCGCTGACGGTGTTCCGGCTGGGGGCCGATGGCCGGCTGACGACGACCGATCACGTGCTGGACGAACTGACCACCCGCTTCGACGGCGTCTCCGCGCTGGCGAGCGCGGTGGTGGGCGGTCGCGGCTATGTCTTCGCGGGCGGCGCCGATGACGGGATCAGCATCTTCACCCTGCTGCCCGACGGCCGGCTGCTGCATCTGGCCACCATCGCCGACACCGACGCCATGACGCTGGAGGATGTCAGCGCCATCGCCGCGCAGGTGATCGACGGCAAGATCGCGCTGTTCGTCACCAGCGCGACACGGCCCGGCATCACGCAGCTGGTCTTCGATCCCGGCGCGCCGGGCGGCACGATCCTGGCGGGCACGGGCACCGTGCGCGGCGGGGCGGGCGACGACCTGCTGATCGCCCGCCCCGGCACCACCCGGCTTGAGGGCGGGGCAGGCGACGACATCCTGGTTGCGGGCGGGCAGAACATCATGCTGGTCGGTGGCGACGGCGCCGACACCTTCGTGATCGACGGCGCGGGCGGGCGGGTGATCGTCAAGGATTTCGACCCGCGCACCGACCGGCTGGACCTGTCGCTGATGGGCACGGTCCGCAGCGTCTGGCAACTGAAACTTCAGCCCTTCGGCTGGGGCATGCGGATCACGCACAAGGACACGACCATCGACCTGCGCAGCCGCGATGGCCGACCGCTGGACCCGCAGGATTTCACCAACGCGATGTTTCCGGTCGCCCATTACCTGCTGCCGGAGCTGGACCCCGGACAGGTCGCGCCCGACGATCCCTCGACGGTCGGGCGCTGGCTGTTCGGCACGGACAGCGCCGACCGGCTTCTGGGCGGGCAGGGCGGCGACCGGCTGGTGGCGGGGGGCGGCAACGACACCGTGTCGGGCGGCGGCGGGGCCGACACGATTCTGGGCGGAGGCGGCCACGACGCGCTGCGCGGCGGCGATGGCGACGATCTGGTGCAGGGCGACGATGGCAACGACACGCTGTTCGGCGATGGCGGGAACGACGATCTGTCGGGCGATGCGGGCAACGACCTGATCCAGGGGGGCGATGGCCACGACACGCTGAAAGGCGGCGACGGCAATGACAGCCTGTATGGCGGCGACGGCGACGACCGGATCGACGGCGATGCCGGCGACGATACGCTGTCGGGCGATGCGGGCGACGATGTGCTGCGCGATTTCTGGGGCCATAACCGGCTTCTGGGCGGCGCGGGCGACGACACGCTGATCGCCGGCGACGGCCGCGATGTCCTTTATGGCGGTGCCGGGCACGACATTCTTTACGGCGGCGGCGGCCCGGACCGCCTGCAGGGGGATGAGGGCGACGACACGCTGTGGGGCCAGGCCGGCGGCGATCTGCTGTCCGGCGGTCCCGGCACCGATGTGCTGTGGGGCGGCGAGGGCGATGACGCGCTGCAGGGCGGGGACGGCGACGATCTTCTGGACGGCGAGGATGGCGATGACACGCTGGCGGGCGACGCCGGCCACGACCGGCTTGAGGATACGCGCGGCGACAACAGCCTGTCCGGCGGCGACGGCGACGACACGCTGATCGCGGGTGCCGGCCGCGACATTCTGGACGGGGGCGATGGGGGCGACCTTCTCGACGCAGGCGCGGGCGACGACCTGCTTTACGGCGCGGGCGGCGATGACCGCCTGTGGGGACAGGCGGACGATGACACGCTGTGGGGCGGTGCGGGCGGCGACGCGCTGTGCGGCGGCGACGGCGACGACGAATTATGGGGCGAGGATGGCGACGATCGACTGGATGGCGGGTCCGGCAACGACACGCTTGACGGCGGCGCGGGCGACGACTGGCTTGAGGATTTTTTCGGCAACAACCGCCTGACCGGCGGCGGCGGAAACGACACGCTGATCGCCGGGCGCGGCAGCGACCTTCTGTTCGGGGGCGGCGGCGACGATCTGCTGCGCGGCGGCTGGGGCGCGGATCTGCTGAAGGGACAATGGGGCCGCGACACGATCCGCGGCCAGATGGGCCATGACAGCCTGCATGGCGGCAACGGCAACGATCTTCTCTACGGCGATCGCGGCAACGATTTTTTGTTTGGCGAGGCACATCACGACACGCTGCACGGCGGCTCGGGCCATGACCGTCTGTGGGGCGGCGGCGGCCATGACCGGCTGTTCGGCAATGGCGGCCGGGACCGGCTGTGGGGGAATGCCGGCAATGACCGGCTGGATGGCGGATGGGGCAACGACACGCTGGTCGGTGGCAACGGCAACGACTATCTGATCGGCGGGTCGGGCCATGACCGGCTGTCGGGCGGTCGCGACCGCGACATACTGGTGGGCGGGGCGGGAAACGACACGCTGCGCGGCGATCACGGCAACGACATCCTTCTGGGCGGGCACGGCCATGACCGGCTGATCGGCGGCAACGGCGTGAACCGCTATCGCGGCGATCAGGGCAACGACACCATCATCGGCGGCCGCGACCGCGACATCGTCCACGGCGCGGGCGCGGGCGACGATCTGCTGCGGCTGGGCGGCGGACACGATGTCGCGCGCGGCAACAGCGGCCGCGACACGCTGTTCGGCGGAAACGGCAACGATACGCTCAGGGGCGATCTTGGCCACGATCTGCTGGTCGGCGGCGGCGGCCGGGACCGGATCTGGGGCGGGTCCGGACATGACACCATCGTCGGCGGCGCGGGGCCGGACATCCTGTATGGCGGCGGCGGGCGCGACGTGTTCCGCTTCGTCTCGGCCGGCGACAGCAGGCCGGGGCGCGGGGCCGACCGGATCGCCGATTTCACCCCCGGACAGGACCGTCTGGATCTGTCGGCGCTGGATCTGCACCTGGTCGGTCGCGGCGGCTTTAGCGACGACCACCAGCTGCGCTGGCTTCACCGCGGGGATCAGACGCATGTGCTGGCCGAGATCGACGGCGACGGCCGGGCCGACATGCTGATCCGCCTCGACGGGCATCTGTCCCTGGGGGCGGACGACTTCCTGCTTTAG